CAGGATGACGTAGGCGGGCACGCCGTGTTCCTTTGCCGTCGCGGCGCGCCAGGCGCGCAGGCGTTCCCACAGCGCATGTTCCTCGGCGGACAGATCGGCGTCGATCCTGCGGCTCTTCGTCGTCGCGGCCTTCTTCTTCTCCGGCGCGCGGCGCAGCGGCACTTCCTGCCCGCCCTTCAGCACCGGTCGGCTGGCGGCAGTGAGGACCAGCGAACCATGGGCGTGGTCGACGGCGAGCAGGCCGAGCGCCACCATCTGGCGGAAGATGCCGCGCCATTCCTTCTCGGGAATGTCGGCGCCGATGCCGTAGGTCGACAGCCTGTCGTGCCCCCACTGGCGCACGCGCTCGTCGTCGCGCCCCATCAGCACGTCGATGACGTGGCCGGCGCCGAAGCGCTGGCCGGTGCGGTAGACGCAGGACAAGGCCTTCCTCACCGCCTCGGTGCCGTCCCAGGTCTGCGGCGGATCGAGGCAGGTGTCGCAGTTGCCGCAGGGCCCGCTGTCCTCGCCGAAATAGGCGAGCAGCCGCTGGCGGCGGCAGGCGGTGGTCTCGCACAGGCCGAGCAGGGCGTCGAGCTTGGCGCTGGCGACGCGCTTGTGGCGCTCGTCGGCCGGCGACTCCAGGATCATGCGCCGCTGCTGCACGACGTCGGCGAGGCCGTAGGCCATCCAGGCGTCGGCGGGCAGGCCGTCGCGCCCGGCGCGTCCGGTTTCCTGGTAGTAGCCTTCAATGCTCTTCGGCAGGTCGAGGTGGGCGACGAAGCGCACGTCGGGCTTGTCGATGCCCATGCCGAAGGCGATGGTCGCCACCATCGTCACGCCGTCCTCGCGCAGGAAGGCCGTCTGGTTGCGCTCGCGGTCGGGCGAATCCATGCCGGCGTGGTAGGGCAGGGCGCGGATGCCCTCTTCGCAGAGGAAGGCGGCGGTCTCTTCGACCTTGCGCCTGGAGAGGCAATAGACGATGCCGGCCTCGCCGGCGTGCTCGGCGCGCAGGAAGGCCAGCAGCTGGGCGCGGGCGTTGGCCTTTTCGACGATCTGGTAGCGGATGTTGGGCCGGTCGAAGCTGGCGATGAAGATGCGCGCATCGCCGAGCTGCAGGTTGGCGACGATCTCCTTGCGCGTCGTCTCGTCGGCGGTGGCCGTCAGCGCGATGCGCGGCACGTCCGGCCAGCGCTCGTGCAGGAAGCCGAGCTTGAGGTACTCGGGGCGGAAGTCGTGGCCCCACTGCGAGACGCAATGCGCCTCGTCGATGGCGAAAAGGGCGAGGCCGTGGCGCTCGGCCTGGCTGAGCAGGTAGGTGAAATAGGGCGACAGCAGCCGCTCCGGCGAGACGTATACCAGATCGAGCTGGCCGCTGGCGAAGTCGCGTTCGGCGCTATCCGACTCGATGGCGTCCTGCCCGGAATGGATGCAGGCGGCGCGCACGCCGGCTTCCCGCAAGGCCGCCACCTGGTCCTGCATCAACGCGATCAGCGGCGAGACGACGATGGCCGTGCCCGGCCGCAGCAGGGCCGGGATCTGGTAGCAGAGCGACTTGCCGCCGCCGGTGGGCATCAGCACCAGGGCGTCGCCGCCGGCGGCGACCCGTTCGATGATCTCCGCCTGCTGGCCGCGGAAGGCGGGGTAGCCGAAGGTTTCGTTGAGAATGTCGAGAGCGGACGTCATAAGTGCGGAAAAACGGAACGCATTCCCCTCATGGGCGGACTTTTTGTGCCCAAATGTGAATAAGTGCCTGGGTTGATTCTGTGATGAATGTTAAAGTCCAACTCAAATAAATGACGCCGTGCCGAGACCCGCAAGGGCAAGGCGCGGCGCAACGGCGGACGGCCAACAGAGGGTTGCAAGCATGGCAGGTTACG
The window above is part of the Denitratisoma sp. genome. Proteins encoded here:
- the recQ gene encoding DNA helicase RecQ — its product is MTSALDILNETFGYPAFRGQQAEIIERVAAGGDALVLMPTGGGKSLCYQIPALLRPGTAIVVSPLIALMQDQVAALREAGVRAACIHSGQDAIESDSAERDFASGQLDLVYVSPERLLSPYFTYLLSQAERHGLALFAIDEAHCVSQWGHDFRPEYLKLGFLHERWPDVPRIALTATADETTRKEIVANLQLGDARIFIASFDRPNIRYQIVEKANARAQLLAFLRAEHAGEAGIVYCLSRRKVEETAAFLCEEGIRALPYHAGMDSPDRERNQTAFLREDGVTMVATIAFGMGIDKPDVRFVAHLDLPKSIEGYYQETGRAGRDGLPADAWMAYGLADVVQQRRMILESPADERHKRVASAKLDALLGLCETTACRRQRLLAYFGEDSGPCGNCDTCLDPPQTWDGTEAVRKALSCVYRTGQRFGAGHVIDVLMGRDDERVRQWGHDRLSTYGIGADIPEKEWRGIFRQMVALGLLAVDHAHGSLVLTAASRPVLKGGQEVPLRRAPEKKKAATTKSRRIDADLSAEEHALWERLRAWRAATAKEHGVPAYVILHDATLLELLRQRPRSLDAMRHVSGIGARKLENFGEALLELLAAA